The proteins below come from a single Halictus rubicundus isolate RS-2024b chromosome 13, iyHalRubi1_principal, whole genome shotgun sequence genomic window:
- the LOC143360704 gene encoding DNA replication complex GINS protein PSF1 — translation MYGKKAFKLITELDLSAEIQPFNEVMVKEILEEMHALYDANMADSNAIRNEDNMALLPSVQLRHIALTRNKRCILAYIYNRMRKLRELRWELGSILPPEINTNLLNAEVQWFQSYNKSLATYMRSLGEDQGFNLTANMLPPKTPYVEVRCMVDFGKLELEDGQVILLKKNTYHLLPRAVCEPLIRQGILEHNTA, via the exons ATGTATGGGAAGAAGGCCTTTAAACTAATAACGGAATTAGATTTGTCTGCGGAGATCCAACCGTTCAAT GAGGTAATGGTCAAGGAAATTCTCGAGGAAATGCATGCCCTATATGATGCAAACATGGCCGATAG CAACGCCATTCGAAACGAGGACAACATGGCTCTGCTGCCATCGGTTCAACTCCGACACATAGCACTGACTAGAAACAAGAGATGCATCTTGGCATACATCTACAACAGAATGAGGAAGCTGAGGGAACTGAGATGGGAGCTGGGAAGCATTTTGCCACCGGAAATAAACACCAACTTACTAAATGCAGAGGTTCAATGGTTCCAGTCATACAATAAATCGTTGGCTACGTACATGAGGTCTCTGGGAGAAGATCAGGGATTCAATCTGACTGCAAACATGTTGCCTCCAAAGACTCCTTACGTGGAG GTGAGATGTATGGTAGACTTTGGCAAGCTAGAGCTAGAAGACGGTCAAGTGATATTGCTGAAGAAAAATACGTATCACTTGTTACCCAGAGCAGTCTGTGAGCCACTTATAAGGCAAGGTATACTGGAGCACAACACCGCGTAA
- the LOC143360710 gene encoding uncharacterized protein LOC143360710, which yields MSVVVKCDRPYGKRELKRMIESCGCCPPMEPQCPPCPPSCPEPIICCPPSPCCPPPSCPPPCCPPPCCPPPCCPPPCCPTPCCPSPCPPLPCPPRPFICPPCCCYPCVTCAAIPKPVPAPPDYGPVIRTRVTSGGLFYTGTIKCYPCGPCPPPVCCP from the exons ATGTCGGTGGTTGTAAAGTGTGATCGCCCTTACGGGAAGAGAGAACTGAAAAGGATGATTGAGAG TTGTGGTTGTTGTCCTCCAATGGAACCACAATGTCCACCGTGTCCCCCATCGTGTCCAGAGCCCATAATTTGTTGCCCTCCTAGCCCATGTTGTCCACCACCTTCCTGTCCTCCACCTTGCTGTCCTCCACCTTGTTGTCCTCCACCTTGCTGTCCTCCACCATGCTGTCCTACGCCTTGCTGTCCTTCACCTTGTCCTCCGCTACCCTGCCCTCCCAGACCTTTTATTTGTCCACCTTGCTGTTGTTATCCTTGTGTTACCTGTGCAGCTATACCTAAACCAGTGCCTGCACCTCCAGACTATGGACCCGTCATAAGAACACGCGTCACCTCCGGCGGACTCTTCTACACAGGAACCATCAAATGCTATCCTTGTGGACCTTGTCCTCCACCTGTTTGCTGTCCCTAA
- the LOC143360700 gene encoding uncharacterized protein LOC143360700: protein MNDDPREVLVLLNSLGFVGITAQQLKGFMKDLKMYRKVKELERQQKKEELARKIIDKQQNDIRRILREQRRQFSADNVSTDSSTSVNDNPIVQIKVHCVSNDKENREYFNSEDSPLGARQRSVIKSRSKTPSDPCNARSVSTSCDGASSNVQLKSCRKCTEHLRQDTGIARKSKTNADTNKGVQHVDSLQPRRPMSAPNLLEHEQDRAGSSQAKSVLSTKTSQSGTKSFIRPWRLQPEAQKASNMKKSDPVALYQKYQQEWKQMSFPGEAKHAGLRWAIREKMLGGDPHPVPLPRKSTSMPILKKK from the exons ATGAACGACGATCCGAGAGAGGTTCTAGTGCTTTTAAATTCATTGGGATTCGTAGGAATCACCGCGCAACAACTAAAAGGTTTTATGAAAG ATTTGAAAATGTATAGAAAAGTAAAAGAACTCGAGCGGCAACAAAAGAAAGAAGAATTGGCGAGAAAGATAATAGATAAACAGCAAAAcgacattagaagaattctCCGAGAACAGAGGAGACAATTCTCTGCGGACAATGTGTCCACTGATTCCTCTACTTCTGTCAATGACAATCCTATCGTACAGATAAAAGTGCATTGTGTATCGAACGACAAGGAGAACAGAGAATATTTTAATTCTGAGGACAGTCCTTTAGGTGCAAGACAACGCAGTGTTATAAAATCAAGGTCCAAGACACCGTCTGATCCTTGCAATGCTAGATCCGTTAGCACATCCTGTGATGGGGCAAGTAGTAACGTCCAGTTAAAAAGCTGCAGAAAATGTACTGAGCACTTGCGACAAGATACCGGTATCGCAAGAAAGTCGAAAACAAATGCAGACACAAACAAAGGAGTGCAACATGTAGACTCTTTGCAACCCAGGAGGCCCATGAGTGCTCCTAATTTGTTGGAGCATGAGCAAGACAGGGCTGGAAGTAGTCAGGCAAAGAGTGTGTTGTCTACTAAAACTTCCCAGTCTGGGACCAAATCCT TCATCAGGCCATGGAGGTTGCAGCCAGAAGCTCAGAAAGCTTCCAATATGAAGAAATCAGATCCTGTTGCGCTTTATCAGAAATACCAACAGGAGTGGAAGCAAATGTCCTTCCCAGGGGAAGCCAAACACGCTGGCTTGAGATGGGCAATTCGTGAAAAGATGCTAGGTGGAGATCCTCATCCCGtg CCACTTCCTAGGAAGTCAACCAGTAtgccaattttaaaaaagaaataa
- the LOC143360696 gene encoding nucleolus and neural progenitor protein — protein MNALWNHMQLERPPNATCCIQCEKFDATGFFNTVDKIIGDLNSQELLHKEAAILSRLIYRMKSKFRNDKGVKAMSKLNRALLNYLSLSLEKEYENLRNYVELEGKYYKIPTKQMVEYVLVRTQGFAKLMVRVEEVAKHAAHFLRSRIMLGHAWSIATIAYSVVSRIWILSRHLTNRSCTWYNDLYHYLTAFKASGLSWLPTEFELPSDLRIWLALPWIDEPTPHVPSNYGIKNTMFKLIKPCEYDSDEDIALNRLDHNEEIKLENTSSNLEKKTVARNDVIIDVENLDNDAGEIIDRDSFSLKQTKQTPVKEEKHKKRKAEEKTDIVVEDVKIKQKKLSKKKSLKKELTFDDVKHKSELMLLLDKESYPGLDKLQWNMIRNKGKRQLNKLDASSDETDQSTSIRKVIKRIQRWIT, from the exons ATGAACGCTTTATGGAATCATATGCAATTAGAACGTCCACCGAATGCAACTTGTTGCATTCAATGTGAAAAATTCG ATGCAACAGGATTTTTTAACACGGTGGACAAgataataggggatttgaattCTCAAGAACTGCTTCACAAAGAAGCAGCTATCCTAAGTAGATTAATATATCGCATGAAAAGTAAATTTCGAAATGATAAGGGTGTGAAAGCCATGTCGAAACTTAACAGAGCTTTGTTGAATTATCTCTCCTTGTCCCTCGAAAAAGAATATGAAAATTTGAGGAACTATGTCGAACTGGAGGGAAAATATTATAAGATACCCACTAAGCAAATGGTAGAATATGTTTTGGTAAGGACTCAGGGATTTGCAAAGTTGATGGTGCGAGTAGAAGAAGTCGCAAAACATGCTGCTCATTTTCTTAGAAGTAGAATAATGTTAGGTCATGCCTGGTCTATTGCTACCATTGCCTACTCTGTTGTCAGCAGAATATG GATCTTATCAAGACATTTAACAAACAGATCTTGCACATGGTACAATGATTTATATCACTATTTAACAGCATTCAAAGCCTCAGGATTAAGTTGGCTTCCTACGGAGTTTGAACTTCCATCTGATTTACGGATATGGCTTGCATTACCATGGATAGATGAGCCTACACCACA TGTGCCCAGCAACTATGGAATAAAGAATACCATGTTCAAATTAATCAAACCTTGTGAATACGACTCTGACGAGGACATAGCATTAAACAGGCTTGACCataatgaagaaataaaattagaaaacacTTCTTCGAATCTAGAGAAGAAAACTGTTGCACGTAATGATGTTATAATAGATGTAGAAAACCTTGACAATGATGCAGGAg AAATTATAGATCGTGACTCGTTTAGTTTAAAACAAACAAAACAGACACCGGTGAAAgaggaaaaacataaaaaaagaaaagctgAAGAAAAAACTGATATAGTAGTCGAAGATgtgaaaataaaacaaaaaaaattaagcAAGAAGAAAAGCTTGAAAAAAGAGTTGACATTCGACGACGTTAAGCACAAGTCAGAGCTAATGCTTCTCTTAGACAAGGAATCGTATCCCGGTTTAGACAAGTTACAATGGAACATGATCAGAAACAAGGGCAAGAGACAACTGAACAAACTTGACGCATCCTCCGACGAGACGGATCAATCCACCTCAATAAGAAAAGTAATTAAACGCATACAACGATGGATCACCTGA
- the LOC143360703 gene encoding uncharacterized protein LOC143360703 isoform X2 encodes MDQVYQWIPPMPPQDVGVINGFVEYPEDNLQHPASRSIIHLKMVTVEMGGEYTCMVSTFQEEDTMRSRMIVYAPEKDATIHVSSFNDTHLNLTCVVRGAHPRPILKFYVEGVEVHSYYDRTEKTEWYSKDQSVKRVVIIRNTFEPTLLDCEVTIPYTDYKRRERIVYYPAQSLSQTSTGNHHPRPPIISIICTCMLILVTY; translated from the exons ATGGACCAGGTTTATCAGTGGATTCCACCAA tgccACCGCAGGATGTGGGAGTGATAAACGGATTTGTAGAGTATCCCGAGGACAATTTACAGCATCCCGCGTCGCGGTCCATCATCCATTTGAAAATGGTCACTGTGGAAATGGGCGGCGAGTACACCTGTATGGTGAGCACCTTCCAGGAGGAGGACACGATGAGATCGCGAATGATCGTTTACG CACCCGAAAAGGACGCGACGATTCACGTGTCCTCCTTCAACGACACACATTTGAACCTAACTTGCGTGGTGAGGGGAGCACATCCGAGACCGATTCTCAAGTTCTACGTAGAAGGAGTGGAGGTGCACAGCTACTACGACAGAACAGAAAAAACGGAGTGGTACAGCAAGGATCAATCCGTGAAGCGGGTCGTGATCATCAGGAACACCTTCGAGCCGACGTTGTTGGACTGCGAGGTCACAATTCCTTACACGGATTATAAACGGAGAGAGAGGATCGTTTACTATCCCg CTCAATCCCTGTCGCAAACAAGCACCGGAAATCATCATCCAAGGCCCCCGATCATCAGCATTATCTGTACATGCATGTTAATATTAGTTACATATTAA
- the LOC143360703 gene encoding uncharacterized protein LOC143360703 isoform X1 translates to MLSTVCTTFLLAIAIISDPFPDTHASKINVLDIPRIVRNGTGPIDLSCIYHVRSDENGLVVKWYHNMDQVYQWIPPMPPQDVGVINGFVEYPEDNLQHPASRSIIHLKMVTVEMGGEYTCMVSTFQEEDTMRSRMIVYAPEKDATIHVSSFNDTHLNLTCVVRGAHPRPILKFYVEGVEVHSYYDRTEKTEWYSKDQSVKRVVIIRNTFEPTLLDCEVTIPYTDYKRRERIVYYPAQSLSQTSTGNHHPRPPIISIICTCMLILVTY, encoded by the exons ATGCTGTCAACGGTGTGCACGACTTTTCTGCTAGCCATTGCTATAATATCGGACCCGTTCCCAG ACACGCACGCTTCGAAGATCAACGTGCTGGATATTCCACGCATTGTGCGTAATGGGACCGGTCCCATCGATCTATCTTGCATCTACCACGTTCGATCGGATGAAAACGGCCTGGTGGTGAAATGGTACCACAATATGGACCAGGTTTATCAGTGGATTCCACCAA tgccACCGCAGGATGTGGGAGTGATAAACGGATTTGTAGAGTATCCCGAGGACAATTTACAGCATCCCGCGTCGCGGTCCATCATCCATTTGAAAATGGTCACTGTGGAAATGGGCGGCGAGTACACCTGTATGGTGAGCACCTTCCAGGAGGAGGACACGATGAGATCGCGAATGATCGTTTACG CACCCGAAAAGGACGCGACGATTCACGTGTCCTCCTTCAACGACACACATTTGAACCTAACTTGCGTGGTGAGGGGAGCACATCCGAGACCGATTCTCAAGTTCTACGTAGAAGGAGTGGAGGTGCACAGCTACTACGACAGAACAGAAAAAACGGAGTGGTACAGCAAGGATCAATCCGTGAAGCGGGTCGTGATCATCAGGAACACCTTCGAGCCGACGTTGTTGGACTGCGAGGTCACAATTCCTTACACGGATTATAAACGGAGAGAGAGGATCGTTTACTATCCCg CTCAATCCCTGTCGCAAACAAGCACCGGAAATCATCATCCAAGGCCCCCGATCATCAGCATTATCTGTACATGCATGTTAATATTAGTTACATATTAA
- the LOC143360708 gene encoding trissin-like, which translates to MKMNGTCLILILLVCAFWTIGETLSCDQCGRECANICGTRQFRACCFNNMKKRQYDAGVRLWMRPHRYANRLHLDYDA; encoded by the exons ATGAAGATGAACGGCACTTGCTTGATACTGATCCTCTTAG TCTGCGCTTTCTGGACCATCGGAGAGACTCTGTCCTGCGACCAATGCGGCAGAGAGTGCGCCAACATATGCGGCACTCGACAGTTCCGAGCCTGTTGCTTCAACAACATGAAGAAGAGACAGTACGACGCCGGTGTTAGGCTGTGGATGAGGCCTCACCGCTACGCGAACCGCCTGCACCTGGACTACGACGCATAA
- the Mrpl4 gene encoding mitochondrial ribosomal protein L4, with translation MSMILRNVATRLQTCSQQALRFCTAVVSERTTSSEPIDPVISKKSYRDEKFQYQKVRQVWLENLDTVESKKLGLVYLHPTIYAAAPRIDIIHQNVRWQRMYRYVSYAHTKTRAEVRGGGKKPWAQKGLGKARHGSIRSPLWRGGGVIHGPRSPTPHFYMLPYFTRVAGLCCTLSVKLAQDDLYIVNDLEIPTQESSYIEEMIKERGWGPSVLLVDTEDTMPLNITAATDSIKHVNLMPAYGLNVYSMLKHNTLVLTERAARLIEDRLLYQLNRPDYAKLTDKFKLSQQ, from the exons atgtcgaTGATTCTCAGAAACGTTGCTACGAGACTACAAACATGTTCGCAACAAGCATTAAGGTTCTGCACGGCTGTTGTCAGTGAACGGACGACCAGTTCGGAACCGATCGACCCGGTCATCTCCAAAAAAAGTTACAGAGATGAGAAATTTCAGTATCAAAAGGTGCGACAAGTGTGGCTGGAAAATTTGGACACGGTCGAGAGTAAGAAATTAGGCTTAGTGTACCTGCATCCTACGATCTACGCGGCAGCACCAAGGATAGACATTATTCACCAAAATGTTAGGTGGCAGAGAATGTATCGCTATGTG tCTTACGCCCACACGAAAACTCGTGCGGAAGTAAGAGGAGGTGGTAAGAAACCTTGGGCGCAAAAGGGATTAGGCAAGGCCCGCCATGGAAGCATACGGTCACCATTGTGGAGAGGCGGTGGTGTAATTCACGGTCCTAGATCTCCAACGCCTCACTTTTACATGCTGCCCTACTTCACACGCGTTGCTGGTCTCTGTTGTACGCTGTCCGTGAAACTCGCTCAGGATGATCTCTACATAGTCAACGATTTAGAGATACCGACCCAGGAATCCTCTTACATAGAAGAAATGATCAAAGAAAGAGGCTGGGGTCCTTCTGTACTTCTTGTCGACACAGAAGACACTATGCCCTTAAACATAACTGCAGCAACAGACAGTATAAAGCATGTTAATCTCATGCCTGCATATG GACTGAACGTGTACAGTATGCTAAAACACAATACGTTGGTCCTCACGGAAAGAGCGGCTCGTTTGATCGAAGACAGGCTTCTGTATCAGCTAAATAGACCAGATTACGCAAAATTGACGGATAAGTTCAAACTCAGCCAGCAGTAA